The segment GATTCattgttattttgaaaacagtctTTGAGTTATAATTTCCATCATGTTTTcactcttcccttttcttttccagggagTGAAGCCGATTTTAGCTCTTCAAGCAGCTCAGCAAGTATTTCAGCGCCTAAAGTCCATATGTCTGCTGCTGGAAGCAAAAGATCTTTTTCTCGCAAGTAagcaaagcaatttttcctgAATATTGCAAGTGTTGCTAGTGCAAAGATAGACTGCTGTGTAAGGCATTGCAGTTAATACATACAATAGTAGAATTGTGAGTTTTAAAACAATATGGGTAACATGGTGCTCTCAGGCAACAGTGAGAACTGCAATATGAGAAACTAAGAAATGCAGTATTTGGAGCACAAAAATGGTCAATATGCTAGATCAGCTGactggtatatttttttttttgtttatttgtaacAAGTACGGGGGATGCAATCAGGTGGGGCAGAAAAGGCGTCAGCTGGAGTGGAGGAGGAAACAGCCGAGTGTATGTTAGTTAAATGCAGTACTTCTAGCAGGTTAACCTTAACCTTCTGGTCTTATCACTcatatttttccctctgtaatAAATCTTTGGCTTTCCAGAAcatgactttattttttgtagGAAGAAGCAGACAATATTGCCTTTGATGTTTTTTACTTAAACACCTTTGTGTAGCCTCTATATAACTAAAACTATatcaaataaaaagagaagtcaTAGTCATCTATCTAAATGAACCTTTCATAAAAGATTTCTGTAAGATATCTCCTTATCATATGTGAAGTGCAAATGCAGACAGCTTGTGGATATGGGGGCATTTGGATGGAGCTGTGCACATTGTGCTCTCTGCCTACGCAATCCCTGCTggttacatttttttaagttggAGGGAAGAGTTTAAATTGACAGGACTACTTTCCTGCTCTTTGTGGAATAGCTGGCAGGCAGGCTGGGACCAGCAGCAGGATACCCATATGCTTGAGTGGTACAGACATCTCCAAGGTCACAGTGTGCCCCAGTGTACAGAGATTGGCAGAATGAGGCTTAGTGAGTGGTTTCATATTAGTATCGTGAGACTgctagaaaaaataaacattacttAAGCACCCTGTAGATTAAATCTAACAAGTGAAAGTACTGGctataagaagaaaaagtactAAGTATAATATGAAAGCCTAAAATCACCTTTACTTTCACTAATATTATGTATAATTTCGTCTGTTCTTGTGCATTTAAATGTAACTTTAAATCAGAGCATACTGACCTACTTAATTGGATGGCAGGCCTATGTAACAGTGCTCCTTTAAGCACATTGCTGTGTTATGCAGTCTGTGCAAGTTCTGCTTTATACCTGTGTTGTTGCTGTACTGTGCGAAGTGGAAGAAGATGTCTCCTTTgcaatatattcttttttaactgtttcattTAACTCACTATGAAACATTTCAATGTTGTCACAAACCACAGTCCTGCACTTCattgtaaaataattataaaatcaCCCAAACCGCAGCAGTGTGATGAAGGTTTGCAACAGCCACTCAACCATCTGTTCCTTATAAACTGTTCCATTtccagagaagggaggaaaCCAAGTCAGACAATTTTAAGAAGAGATTTTGCTTCATAATCCTGtggtatttaaatttttatgttCAAGCCATCTCTTTTGCTGGctggatttgcttttttccGTATTTTTTGAAACCTGCCCTTTCATTACAGTTCAGAAGAACAGTTTCCACGGGAGAATGAAGGTAGCAGTGTAGTGGTGCAGGAAGGCAAACCCAACCGAGCAAGCAAGGAGTGCACCTCAAGAAATTGCCCTAAGCACGCCCCAGCCCTTGGGCAGTACAGGTAGATAGGAACTGCTTTCAAGAACGCACAGTTGACAGTCAGATTATTTAACAAAgagtgagaaaagaaaggtgGATATGTATGAGGGAaactggaaggaagaaagaaaaggcagtgctTTCCTTTGTCTATTTTAATACCATTTCAGCCTGCTCTCGGTGGGGTTCAAACTATCTGTAAGCAAATGAATAGCTGACAATGACAGCTGAGGCAGCCAGTATgccaaaggcaaaaaagaaCAGTGGCTGtaacaaaatctgttttcactgcATGCTGTGAACCCTCAGACTGCTTGCTGAGGAGCATGAAAGCACTCTTGGAGCAAACCTCCACGGATGGGCCTCTCTCCACAGGCCTGGCTGGGGAAAGCTGAAATGTGGTTCTTTTGGCACTAATCCAGGCTACAGTCCTCTCATTACCTAATGGAGTCAAAGATTCAGGGAACACGGATCATCTGATGAAGTCAGTGGGAGCTATGCTATCCacaaagaaatgtgaaagtGGCCAAGCTTCACGTGATTCAGCCTGAGAGCTCCACAGTCAGTGGAAAAACATGCAGTGGCTAATGACTTAGGACTTTCTTCCTAGCCACTCAGTTACCTGTCTGGTTTAGTGTTCAGACAACTGTGTGTAAAATAAGACACATACAGGGTTGTGTGATGAAGATAATCCAATATGCTTTAACCATTTTGGTTTCCCTCCAGCCGTGGCCCTTATGCTCGGAATAATGGATCATTATCCAACAAATCTGGAGCCAGCCCACCTGCTTCTCGTGAGAAGGACCCTTTGCCAACACTGTGCAAAAAACAGTTAAGTCCTGCTAACATCTATCAGAGTTACAAGGCTTCTTCGGCCAGCAGCAGCAATTCAGACTCATACAGAGGAAGCAACTGCAGCCCAGTGATGAGGCAAGTCTTTCTCTCAGCATCCCAGTGTTCAGCACACTGACTTACCTTCTCAGCAGTGTGACGTGGATCAGCTCTATGAGTTGCTGAGCAGGTTCCCTTGCTCCTCAGCATTGGTGTGACTCCTCATATAGGTGGCTCAACGGTGAAGAGGGTGCACCATCCCTTGTAAAAGCTTTATGGTTTTCAGCACTGTAAAATTCAAGGTCACTTTTAGTCAAAGCTCTTTGTAATTGGTTTTCATTCCAAGACAGGCTGCTTTGTGTGGTTTTATGTCATCAGTTCTCATGAGGATCTATTGGTTCTTTCATCTAAAGGTCCCTTTGCTTTGGAGAGAGTTGGGTGGAGTGGCATAGAAAATGCACCCTGCCCATCCTTAGGCACCTCCCTAAGGATTACTGTTTCCTGtacaagaaggaaaatggaaaccTGCCAGTGACAGCAGTGGCACATACTACAGAGGAGAAATTGTCACTGTACTGCTGCTGTTGCCCTCTTTCTCAAGCAACTCAGAAGCCAAGCATGTCAGATACACACCTAAAGCTATGCAGGATGAATCTGGGTTTCAGCATGAGCAGCTTCCTGTGTGTGGAGCTGAACTCGGTCTGTGCCCTGCCTCAGCTGGCCTTGTCTGCAGCTGAGTGTCCTTGCCAGTGCCCAGCTGTCTGCTCTTGGACACACCACCCGTTTTGGCTGAGGGCATAGCTGggtattttaaagttaaatgtCTCATTTGATGTAAcgaaaatgaaaacaagtatAATAAATTTTGTGCTATAGCCACAAATCAGCCTTTCCTCCAGTACTTCAGTTTGACAGAAGGAGTCATTTGTGCAGACACTGAGGAGCCCCAAATGGGTAAAACTTTGTATCAGTCAATagggtgtttttctttttactaggATGGAAGAGCTGTAAGGTTGATATTGTGtgatggtttggtttttttttccttttcaggcGATCAGGGAGACTAAGTTCTTGTGACAATCACATCCTTAAGCCACAAAATGCAGAGCAGTATTTGActcctctgcagcagaaagaagttACAGTACGGCActtgaaaacaaagctgaaggAATCTGAGAACAAACTTCAGGAAAGGTATACTTCACTTCAGAAATCAGAGTTAGAAAGATTTATTCAGGAACATTTGGGGTTGGCAATCCTGaacattttattcatttcttgACCACATAAACTGTTCACTTAGAAATCTGAAATATGCTTAGTCTGATAGGGTTGTTTTCAGGTATTTCAGGTGAGCATCCCATTTAGTTATAAAtatggttgtttctttttccctttctgagaCTTTCCCAATAGAATATTTTGACTAGTCCGATTTAGCATTGAGACCTTTTATACATGAAATGCTTCATACCCACCAGCATGTATTACCTTTGTCTCCTGTTCTACCTCACTCACTGAAATATGACTACTAATGTCCCCCTTCCTCCCTAATGAAAGAAAGTCTCTCACACAAACCAGTGTGCCCACTTGTGGTTTTGTCACTTAGATACTATATTTTTACAGTAGCCCTTTGTATGAATGCAGAGCAAAGAAGTGACAGTACACATTACACAGCAACAGATGTCGTTTCTTTTACTAAAACCACTCTGAGAGCTGGCTCTCGAACACACACAACCCAAGCGGGCACAAAAGGCCATTTGAGTGCAGCCCCAAGGCAAAGTCCCAGGAATCccttcatccagcctgacctctGCATCTGTGAGGTCTGAATCTCCCGTAGGTGCCCCTTCTCCCCACTTGTTTGCCACTCAAAGCAGCCACCTCTGGCTCCATGCTGGGTAAAGCAAGCCAGGTGACTGCAGCCCCAAGCCATCCTGTAGTTGGTGAGATGTTAAGCACTGTACTGGTTGGACCTAACCTAGAGGTCACTACATGTGCCTCAAAATGTCCAGGATCATGCCATAGCCCACAAGGCTGCTGGCTGTGTGGTGAGTTTGGTGACTCGAGTTAGCAGTCAGTTGGCACATCTTGGGAGCCGGTTAACATCTCTGTCCACTCTCTCAGAGGTGGAAGCAAATAGTGTATGGAGGAATTTGCTTCATTCTTGGAACgtctctgcagcagagccatCCCAGGATGGTGGAGCTTCATGTTGACTCTTCAACTGACCGGTCAGCAGAAGTGttacaacatttttattttgctacagGGAAACAGAAATAGCAGAGCTCAAAGCTCAGCTGGTAAGGATGAGAGAAGACTGGATTGAAGAAGAGTGCACTCGTGTGGAAGCAGAGCTAGCCTTGCAGGAAGCACGAAGTGAAATTAAACAACTCAAGGAGGTTATTGAAACCATGCAAACCAGCTTGGcggagagagacagaaaaattgaGAAATATTGCATAGACATAAACgttcaaaacaagaaattggAATCTTTGCTGCAGACCATGGAGATGGCTCAGGATGAGCAGTGCCTGGACTACAGGTGTGACCCAGAGGAGAAGCCATCACCATTGTGTGCCACAATGCCAGACAGCATCGTTACAGGGGACCGAGCTCTGGAGGAGGTGACAGATAGTGGCCTGCTTCCTAGTGAGGAAATAACTAACGGGACTGATTTATCTGAAGAGGGTTTGATCACCACAGCTTCTGATTTCAGTGATCCAGCTCCCTTCAGTTCTGCTGCGAAGACAGAGATGTTTGAAAAATCTCTGGATGAAAACCTAGCTTCTTtacagaaggaggagaaaagtggTAGCAACATAATGGTGGAAAAGGCTGTCCAGACCGATGTGGTGCTATATAGCCTAGATGTAGAGCAGCACATTCAAAACATCATCGGAGCTCAAGGTGACAGCTCCCTAAGCCAACCTTCTTCATTGAAGGAATTGAATGAGTTGTCTTGTCAAAGCTTCAGCGATTCTGGCATCGTAGTGGACTTAACTTCAAGTGACCCCTATTCTGCCATACTTTTGTCTACAGAGAAGTCTCCATGCAAGAATGTGGAGCACAGAGAGCATGAAAATTGTTTTGTGAAAGAACTGGATTTTACAGAACCTTGTGATAATGAAACCTTTGGGCATGTCTGTACTGTGTCTGAGACAGGAATAGAGAGGAGATATTGGAGCAGCAGTCTCCTGAGAGATGTTCTGGCTGTGGCAGCCCCTGTGGTACCAACTATCATATGGGCTTTCAGTACCCAGAGACGAGCAACAAATCCCATTTACGGTATTGGAACTCTGCTGCGTGGTTGCTGCCTGGTGGCCCTCCATTCTTTGCGCCATACACCCTTCAATATGAAAAGCTAAATGAGACAGATCATAGGAAGTTGTATATTCTGGTAGAGTCCATCATTTGCTTTTAACTATTTGATTTGCACTATAAGTTGGTTCAAAAACGTGTTCCTTgtttcaaagtttaaaaaaaactgtaGTTCCACAAGATGTTTTTAACTGGTGTTTTAAAAGTACTGCTGCCTATGGAAATAGCCCTCCTGCTCCTAGGCACTGCGATCCTTCCCTGGGCTGATGTCTTTCTGGTGCCAGTGCATCTGCACAGTGAAACATGACCAGGGAAATGAAGGAGAATTACAGATAGCATTCTTTCGTGCTTATTTATTTGCTGAGATAGTATCAAACTCGGCTTCCCTGAGCGGTTCACTGAGCAAATGTACAAGCACTTTGCACTGGCACAAGGGTAGTGCAGGGTGTGCCAGGGAGCAAATGGCCAGAGAAAGTTGGGGTGTTTCTTTAGGCAGCGCTAACCTAAACCAAACATTTGTGACACTACAGTGTTAAGTGACACAAAGGCTTTTTCCCACATGTACGCCAGAAAGCATGCTAGAGCTTTCCGTTTGTTGTCTGAAGTGTCAATTCAATTTCGAGATAAAACCCATATTCCCCAGGCAGCTTCCAGCACATTGTTTATGCCTGTCTTGCGTGGTGCTCTTCTCAATCATACAACTGCTTGAGCGTTTCACTGGTCTTGTGTGCATATGGGGGCTGTAACCAAAAATATACATTGTGGGGAGTCTTGAAACGTCTTACATTGATAAGTATAGGCGTGGATACAGTTTGAATATTAATGTTGTTTTGAAGTCTGATAGTCTTTTAAGCtctttgaaatataaatgtatTGTGTTTTAACTTATTgtttatttaattgttttattttaatttacctTTGTTATCACAAGTTCATTAAAGCATGTTAGAAATGTTAAACTTGTAAGTGTTTTATTGTGGCAAAGCTATAGAAAATAACCGCTCTCAGCTGAGCTGTCAGGCAGAGGCTGAGCAGTAGTAGGCACTGTGTAAGGCACAAGGACCCATCTTGTGCATCTTGTAAGGCACAAGGACCCAGAGGACAGTTACACAGAGAAAACCTGAGCACAGCTCCGAGTGTAAGCACACAGCCAGAGAAAAATGCTTCACTCTGTCCATGGACATGCACGCCACTGGCTCTGCCCC is part of the Cuculus canorus isolate bCucCan1 chromosome 2, bCucCan1.pri, whole genome shotgun sequence genome and harbors:
- the SYBU gene encoding syntabulin isoform X1, with amino-acid sequence MGPLRESGKEQKAQLEKEAARSRIPRLVLRPQQKASPASESPFSEEESREFNPPSSSVGSGRTLSSNSFCSDDTGCPSSQSVSPVKTPSDAGNSPISFCTGSDGDFSRKKFSPGTISEGNLQLARYKKETKTSLVKPGSEADFSSSSSSASISAPKVHMSAAGSKRSFSRNRGPYARNNGSLSNKSGASPPASREKDPLPTLCKKQLSPANIYQSYKASSASSSNSDSYRGSNCSPVMRRSGRLSSCDNHILKPQNAEQYLTPLQQKEVTVRHLKTKLKESENKLQERETEIAELKAQLVRMREDWIEEECTRVEAELALQEARSEIKQLKEVIETMQTSLAERDRKIEKYCIDINVQNKKLESLLQTMEMAQDEQCLDYRCDPEEKPSPLCATMPDSIVTGDRALEEVTDSGLLPSEEITNGTDLSEEGLITTASDFSDPAPFSSAAKTEMFEKSLDENLASLQKEEKSGSNIMVEKAVQTDVVLYSLDVEQHIQNIIGAQGDSSLSQPSSLKELNELSCQSFSDSGIVVDLTSSDPYSAILLSTEKSPCKNVEHREHENCFVKELDFTEPCDNETFGHVCTVSETGIERRYWSSSLLRDVLAVAAPVVPTIIWAFSTQRRATNPIYGIGTLLRGCCLVALHSLRHTPFNMKS
- the SYBU gene encoding syntabulin isoform X2, coding for MGPLRESGKEQKAQLEKEAARSRIPRLVLRPQQKASPASESPFSEEESREFNPPSSSVGSGRTLSSNSFCSDDTGCPSSQSVSPVKTPSDAGNSPISFCTGSDGDFSRKKFSPGTISEGNLQLARYKKETKTSLVKPGSEADFSSSSSSASISAPKVHMSAAGSKRSFSRNRGPYARNNGSLSNKSGASPPASREKDPLPTLCKKQRSGRLSSCDNHILKPQNAEQYLTPLQQKEVTVRHLKTKLKESENKLQERETEIAELKAQLVRMREDWIEEECTRVEAELALQEARSEIKQLKEVIETMQTSLAERDRKIEKYCIDINVQNKKLESLLQTMEMAQDEQCLDYRCDPEEKPSPLCATMPDSIVTGDRALEEVTDSGLLPSEEITNGTDLSEEGLITTASDFSDPAPFSSAAKTEMFEKSLDENLASLQKEEKSGSNIMVEKAVQTDVVLYSLDVEQHIQNIIGAQGDSSLSQPSSLKELNELSCQSFSDSGIVVDLTSSDPYSAILLSTEKSPCKNVEHREHENCFVKELDFTEPCDNETFGHVCTVSETGIERRYWSSSLLRDVLAVAAPVVPTIIWAFSTQRRATNPIYGIGTLLRGCCLVALHSLRHTPFNMKS
- the SYBU gene encoding syntabulin isoform X3, whose translation is MPATASLVHERATAQTAYRRSEADFSSSSSSASISAPKVHMSAAGSKRSFSRNRGPYARNNGSLSNKSGASPPASREKDPLPTLCKKQLSPANIYQSYKASSASSSNSDSYRGSNCSPVMRRSGRLSSCDNHILKPQNAEQYLTPLQQKEVTVRHLKTKLKESENKLQERETEIAELKAQLVRMREDWIEEECTRVEAELALQEARSEIKQLKEVIETMQTSLAERDRKIEKYCIDINVQNKKLESLLQTMEMAQDEQCLDYRCDPEEKPSPLCATMPDSIVTGDRALEEVTDSGLLPSEEITNGTDLSEEGLITTASDFSDPAPFSSAAKTEMFEKSLDENLASLQKEEKSGSNIMVEKAVQTDVVLYSLDVEQHIQNIIGAQGDSSLSQPSSLKELNELSCQSFSDSGIVVDLTSSDPYSAILLSTEKSPCKNVEHREHENCFVKELDFTEPCDNETFGHVCTVSETGIERRYWSSSLLRDVLAVAAPVVPTIIWAFSTQRRATNPIYGIGTLLRGCCLVALHSLRHTPFNMKS
- the SYBU gene encoding syntabulin isoform X4, with protein sequence MSAAGSKRSFSRNRGPYARNNGSLSNKSGASPPASREKDPLPTLCKKQLSPANIYQSYKASSASSSNSDSYRGSNCSPVMRRSGRLSSCDNHILKPQNAEQYLTPLQQKEVTVRHLKTKLKESENKLQERETEIAELKAQLVRMREDWIEEECTRVEAELALQEARSEIKQLKEVIETMQTSLAERDRKIEKYCIDINVQNKKLESLLQTMEMAQDEQCLDYRCDPEEKPSPLCATMPDSIVTGDRALEEVTDSGLLPSEEITNGTDLSEEGLITTASDFSDPAPFSSAAKTEMFEKSLDENLASLQKEEKSGSNIMVEKAVQTDVVLYSLDVEQHIQNIIGAQGDSSLSQPSSLKELNELSCQSFSDSGIVVDLTSSDPYSAILLSTEKSPCKNVEHREHENCFVKELDFTEPCDNETFGHVCTVSETGIERRYWSSSLLRDVLAVAAPVVPTIIWAFSTQRRATNPIYGIGTLLRGCCLVALHSLRHTPFNMKS